In the Anguilla anguilla isolate fAngAng1 chromosome 7, fAngAng1.pri, whole genome shotgun sequence genome, one interval contains:
- the bicd1a gene encoding protein bicaudal D homolog 1 isoform X1, whose product MAAGGGCGETVDQYRAEVDRLTRELAEANREKIRAAECGLVVLEENQTLKQQYTDLEIEQEALKRELEQLQEAFGQAYSNQRKVAEDGETNEETLLQESASKEAYYMGRLLELQGELKLSRSVASNTQAENERLNGVLQELRETNEVLELQRSRMKEEIREYKFRETRLLQDYTELEEENITLQKLVSTLKQNQVEYEGLKHEIKVLEEETVLLNSQLEDALRLKEISETQLEEALDTLKNEREQKNNLRKELAHYLSLSDSVYGAGAHLALDGLKFAEEAGSNGTTAANSPSNEDGNKCNGHVPLAKMNGDYRPAGRKGEALHPVSDLFSELNLSEMQKLKQQLLQVEREKAALLTTLQESQTQLEHTQGALTEQHERVHRLTERMNAMKRSQCDKDAHMELELEAEPEKGDSSPNSHDYEVDIHGLEILQCKYKVAVMEVIDLKAELKALKETYNQSVDSRVEEKSHSESRLQALADQLGQLERSCREGRERISGLEAELRAVSGVASESHSMLNAAQDELVTFSEELAQLYHHVCLCNNETPNRVMLDYYRQGRAARSGSLKGSEDPRALLSPRLARRLNAAAPSEPRSPSDSPTKEPPPDPGKESPARTPSGSPFAGGSPSPSSSSSSPPISEPAADLRKEPMNIYNLNAIIRDQVKHLQRAVDRSLQLSRQRAAARELAPMLDKDKEACLEEILKLKSLLSTKREQIATLRLVLKANKQTAEIALANLKSKYENEKSMVTETMMKLRNELKALKEDAATFSSLRAMFATRCDEYVTQLDEMQRQLAAAEDEKKTLNSLLRMAIQQKLALTQRLEDLEFDHEQSHRGRASKVPKIKTGPPKSLLDCEQPAASVPPVPPQLRRDRASVGRSRNVAIALQEDVKHHSSGSNSSSSRSPCVPFNCISPEAPPPGP is encoded by the exons gctTTCGGCCAGGCGTACTCAAACCAGCGCAAGGTGGCCGAGGATGGCGAGACCAACGAGGAGACGCTGCTGCAGGAGTCCGCCTCCAAGGAGGCGTACTACATGGGCCGtctgctggagctgcagggcGAGCTCAAACTCAGCCGCTCCGTGGCGTCCAACACGCAGGCCGAGAACGAGCGGCTGAACGGGGTCCTGCAGGAGCTCAGAGAG actaaTGAAGTTCTGGAGTTGCAGAGGAGCAGGATGAAGGAGGAAATCAGGGAGTATAAGTTTCGGGAAACTCGGCTGCTGCAGGACTACactgagctggaggaggagaacatCACTCTGCAGAAGCTGGTGTCTACACTCAAGCAGAACCAG gTGGAGTATGAGGGCCTGAAGCACGAGATCaaggtgctggaggaggagacggtGCTGCTGAACAGCCAGCTGGAGGACGCGCTGAGGCTGAAGGAGATCTCGGAGAcgcagctggaggaggcgctggACACGCTGAAGAACGAGCGGGAGCAGAAGAACAACCTGCGCAAGGAGCTGGCGCACTACCTCAGCCTGAGCGACAGCGTGTACGGGGCCGGGGCCCACCTCGCCCTGGACGGCCTCAAGTTCGCCGAGGAGGCCGGCAGCAACGGCACCACGGCCGCCAACTCGCCCAGCAACGAGGACGGCAACAAGTGCAACGGCCACGTCCCGCTGGCCAAGATGAACGGGGACTACCGCCCCGCCGGCAGGAAGGGGGAGGCGCTGCACCCCGTCTCCGACCTCTTCAGCGAGCTCAACCTCTCCGAGATGCAGAAGCTCAAGCAGCAGCTCCTACAG GTGGAGCGGGAGAAGGCCGCGCTGCTGACGACCCTCCAGGAGTCCCAGACGCAGCTGGAGCACACGCAGGGAGCCCTGACGGAGCAGCACGAGCGCGTGCACCGCCTGACCGAGCGCATGAACGCCATGAAGCGCTCGCAGTGCGACAAGGACGCCCAcatggagctggagctggaggcggagcccgAGAAGGGGGACTCCTCCCCCAACAGCCACGACTACGAGGTGGACATCCACGGGCTGGAGATCCTGCAGTGCAAGTACAAGGTGGCGGTGATGGAGGTGATCGACCTGAAGGCGGAGCTCAAGGCCCTGAAGGAGACGTACAACCAGAGCGTGGACAGCCGCGTGGAGGAGAAGAGCCACAGCGAGAGCCGGCTGCAGGCCCTGGCCGATCAGCTGGGCCAGCTGGAGAGGAGCTGCAGGGAGGGGCGGGAGCGGATCAGCgggctggaggcggagctgcgCGCCGTGTCGGGCGTGGCCAGCGAGAGCCACAGCATGCTGAACGCGGCGCAGGACGAGCTGGTGACCTTCAGCGAGGAGCTGGCCCAGCTCTACCACCACGTCTGCCTCTGCAACAACGAGACGCCCAACCGCGTGATGCTGGACTACTACCGGCAGGGCCGCGCGGCCCGCAGCGGCAGCCTGAAGGGCTCGGAGGACCCGCGCGCCCTGCTCTCGCCCCGCCTGGCCCGCAGGCTCAACGCCGCCGCGCCCTCCGAGCCCCGGAGTCCCAGCGACTCCCCGACCAAGGAGCCGCCCCCGGATCCGGGCAAGGAGAGCCCCGCCCGCACACCCTCGGGGTCGCCCTTCGCCGGCGGCTCGCCCTCCCCCtcgtcctcctcatcctccccgCCCATCTCGGAGCCGGCCGCGGACCTGCGCAAGGAGCCCATGAACATCTACAACCTGAACGCCATCATCCGGGACCAGGTCAAGCACCTGCAGCGGGCCGTGGACcgctccctgcagctctcccgCCAGAGGGCGGCCGCCCGCGAGCTCGCCCCCATGCTGGACAAGGACAAGGAGGCCTGCCTGGAGGAGATCCTCAAGCTCAAGTCCCTGCTCAGCACCAAGAGGGAGCAGATCGCCACGCTGCGGCTCGTCCTCAAGGCCAACAAGCAG ACGGCCGAAATCGCCCTGGCCAACCTGAAGAGCAAATATGAGAACGAGAAGTCGATGGTAACCGAGACGATGATGAAGCTGAGGAACGAGCTGAAGGCGCTGAAGGAGGACGCCGCGACCTTCTCCTCCCTCAGAGCCATGTTCGCCACCAG gtgtgaCGAGTACGTGACGCAGCTGGATGAGATGCAGAGGCAgctggcggcggcggaggaCGAGAAGAAGACGCTCAACTCGCTGCTGCGCATGGCCATCCAGCAGAAGCTGGCGCTGACGCAGCGGCTGGAGGACCTGGAGTTCGACCACGAGCAGTCGCACCGCGGCCGCGCCAGCAAGGTGCCCAAGATCAAGACTGGCCCTCCCAAA TCTCTCCTAGATTGTGAGCAGCCTGCTGCTTCCGTACCGCCAGTCCCCCCACAACTAAGGCGAGACAGAGCCTCTGTAGGCCGCAG TCGTAACGTTGCGATAGCTCTCCAGGAAGACGTGAAACATCATTCCAGcggcagcaacagcagcagcagccgctcTCCCTGTGTTCCTTTCAACTGTATATCAccagaggctccgccccctggcccTTAG
- the bicd1a gene encoding protein bicaudal D homolog 1 isoform X3 — protein sequence MAAGGGCGETVDQYRAEVDRLTRELAEANREKIRAAECGLVVLEENQTLKQQYTDLEIEQEALKRELEQLQEAFGQAYSNQRKVAEDGETNEETLLQESASKEAYYMGRLLELQGELKLSRSVASNTQAENERLNGVLQELRETNEVLELQRSRMKEEIREYKFRETRLLQDYTELEEENITLQKLVSTLKQNQVEYEGLKHEIKVLEEETVLLNSQLEDALRLKEISETQLEEALDTLKNEREQKNNLRKELAHYLSLSDSVYGAGAHLALDGLKFAEEAGSNGTTAANSPSNEDGNKCNGHVPLAKMNGDYRPAGRKGEALHPVSDLFSELNLSEMQKLKQQLLQVEREKAALLTTLQESQTQLEHTQGALTEQHERVHRLTERMNAMKRSQCDKDAHMELELEAEPEKGDSSPNSHDYEVDIHGLEILQCKYKVAVMEVIDLKAELKALKETYNQSVDSRVEEKSHSESRLQALADQLGQLERSCREGRERISGLEAELRAVSGVASESHSMLNAAQDELVTFSEELAQLYHHVCLCNNETPNRVMLDYYRQGRAARSGSLKGSEDPRALLSPRLARRLNAAAPSEPRSPSDSPTKEPPPDPGKESPARTPSGSPFAGGSPSPSSSSSSPPISEPAADLRKEPMNIYNLNAIIRDQVKHLQRAVDRSLQLSRQRAAARELAPMLDKDKEACLEEILKLKSLLSTKREQIATLRLVLKANKQTAEIALANLKSKYENEKSMVTETMMKLRNELKALKEDAATFSSLRAMFATRCDEYVTQLDEMQRQLAAAEDEKKTLNSLLRMAIQQKLALTQRLEDLEFDHEQSHRGRASKVPKIKTGPPKS from the exons gctTTCGGCCAGGCGTACTCAAACCAGCGCAAGGTGGCCGAGGATGGCGAGACCAACGAGGAGACGCTGCTGCAGGAGTCCGCCTCCAAGGAGGCGTACTACATGGGCCGtctgctggagctgcagggcGAGCTCAAACTCAGCCGCTCCGTGGCGTCCAACACGCAGGCCGAGAACGAGCGGCTGAACGGGGTCCTGCAGGAGCTCAGAGAG actaaTGAAGTTCTGGAGTTGCAGAGGAGCAGGATGAAGGAGGAAATCAGGGAGTATAAGTTTCGGGAAACTCGGCTGCTGCAGGACTACactgagctggaggaggagaacatCACTCTGCAGAAGCTGGTGTCTACACTCAAGCAGAACCAG gTGGAGTATGAGGGCCTGAAGCACGAGATCaaggtgctggaggaggagacggtGCTGCTGAACAGCCAGCTGGAGGACGCGCTGAGGCTGAAGGAGATCTCGGAGAcgcagctggaggaggcgctggACACGCTGAAGAACGAGCGGGAGCAGAAGAACAACCTGCGCAAGGAGCTGGCGCACTACCTCAGCCTGAGCGACAGCGTGTACGGGGCCGGGGCCCACCTCGCCCTGGACGGCCTCAAGTTCGCCGAGGAGGCCGGCAGCAACGGCACCACGGCCGCCAACTCGCCCAGCAACGAGGACGGCAACAAGTGCAACGGCCACGTCCCGCTGGCCAAGATGAACGGGGACTACCGCCCCGCCGGCAGGAAGGGGGAGGCGCTGCACCCCGTCTCCGACCTCTTCAGCGAGCTCAACCTCTCCGAGATGCAGAAGCTCAAGCAGCAGCTCCTACAG GTGGAGCGGGAGAAGGCCGCGCTGCTGACGACCCTCCAGGAGTCCCAGACGCAGCTGGAGCACACGCAGGGAGCCCTGACGGAGCAGCACGAGCGCGTGCACCGCCTGACCGAGCGCATGAACGCCATGAAGCGCTCGCAGTGCGACAAGGACGCCCAcatggagctggagctggaggcggagcccgAGAAGGGGGACTCCTCCCCCAACAGCCACGACTACGAGGTGGACATCCACGGGCTGGAGATCCTGCAGTGCAAGTACAAGGTGGCGGTGATGGAGGTGATCGACCTGAAGGCGGAGCTCAAGGCCCTGAAGGAGACGTACAACCAGAGCGTGGACAGCCGCGTGGAGGAGAAGAGCCACAGCGAGAGCCGGCTGCAGGCCCTGGCCGATCAGCTGGGCCAGCTGGAGAGGAGCTGCAGGGAGGGGCGGGAGCGGATCAGCgggctggaggcggagctgcgCGCCGTGTCGGGCGTGGCCAGCGAGAGCCACAGCATGCTGAACGCGGCGCAGGACGAGCTGGTGACCTTCAGCGAGGAGCTGGCCCAGCTCTACCACCACGTCTGCCTCTGCAACAACGAGACGCCCAACCGCGTGATGCTGGACTACTACCGGCAGGGCCGCGCGGCCCGCAGCGGCAGCCTGAAGGGCTCGGAGGACCCGCGCGCCCTGCTCTCGCCCCGCCTGGCCCGCAGGCTCAACGCCGCCGCGCCCTCCGAGCCCCGGAGTCCCAGCGACTCCCCGACCAAGGAGCCGCCCCCGGATCCGGGCAAGGAGAGCCCCGCCCGCACACCCTCGGGGTCGCCCTTCGCCGGCGGCTCGCCCTCCCCCtcgtcctcctcatcctccccgCCCATCTCGGAGCCGGCCGCGGACCTGCGCAAGGAGCCCATGAACATCTACAACCTGAACGCCATCATCCGGGACCAGGTCAAGCACCTGCAGCGGGCCGTGGACcgctccctgcagctctcccgCCAGAGGGCGGCCGCCCGCGAGCTCGCCCCCATGCTGGACAAGGACAAGGAGGCCTGCCTGGAGGAGATCCTCAAGCTCAAGTCCCTGCTCAGCACCAAGAGGGAGCAGATCGCCACGCTGCGGCTCGTCCTCAAGGCCAACAAGCAG ACGGCCGAAATCGCCCTGGCCAACCTGAAGAGCAAATATGAGAACGAGAAGTCGATGGTAACCGAGACGATGATGAAGCTGAGGAACGAGCTGAAGGCGCTGAAGGAGGACGCCGCGACCTTCTCCTCCCTCAGAGCCATGTTCGCCACCAG gtgtgaCGAGTACGTGACGCAGCTGGATGAGATGCAGAGGCAgctggcggcggcggaggaCGAGAAGAAGACGCTCAACTCGCTGCTGCGCATGGCCATCCAGCAGAAGCTGGCGCTGACGCAGCGGCTGGAGGACCTGGAGTTCGACCACGAGCAGTCGCACCGCGGCCGCGCCAGCAAGGTGCCCAAGATCAAGACTGGCCCTCCCAAA TCGTAA
- the bicd1a gene encoding protein bicaudal D homolog 1 isoform X2, which yields MAAGGGCGETVDQYRAEVDRLTRELAEANREKIRAAECGLVVLEENQTLKQQYTDLEIEQEALKRELEQLQEAFGQAYSNQRKVAEDGETNEETLLQESASKEAYYMGRLLELQGELKLSRSVASNTQAENERLNGVLQELRETNEVLELQRSRMKEEIREYKFRETRLLQDYTELEEENITLQKLVSTLKQNQVEYEGLKHEIKVLEEETVLLNSQLEDALRLKEISETQLEEALDTLKNEREQKNNLRKELAHYLSLSDSVYGAGAHLALDGLKFAEEAGSNGTTAANSPSNEDGNKCNGHVPLAKMNGDYRPAGRKGEALHPVSDLFSELNLSEMQKLKQQLLQVEREKAALLTTLQESQTQLEHTQGALTEQHERVHRLTERMNAMKRSQCDKDAHMELELEAEPEKGDSSPNSHDYEVDIHGLEILQCKYKVAVMEVIDLKAELKALKETYNQSVDSRVEEKSHSESRLQALADQLGQLERSCREGRERISGLEAELRAVSGVASESHSMLNAAQDELVTFSEELAQLYHHVCLCNNETPNRVMLDYYRQGRAARSGSLKGSEDPRALLSPRLARRLNAAAPSEPRSPSDSPTKEPPPDPGKESPARTPSGSPFAGGSPSPSSSSSSPPISEPAADLRKEPMNIYNLNAIIRDQVKHLQRAVDRSLQLSRQRAAARELAPMLDKDKEACLEEILKLKSLLSTKREQIATLRLVLKANKQTAEIALANLKSKYENEKSMVTETMMKLRNELKALKEDAATFSSLRAMFATRCDEYVTQLDEMQRQLAAAEDEKKTLNSLLRMAIQQKLALTQRLEDLEFDHEQSHRGRASKVPKIKTGPPKIVSSLLLPYRQSPHN from the exons gctTTCGGCCAGGCGTACTCAAACCAGCGCAAGGTGGCCGAGGATGGCGAGACCAACGAGGAGACGCTGCTGCAGGAGTCCGCCTCCAAGGAGGCGTACTACATGGGCCGtctgctggagctgcagggcGAGCTCAAACTCAGCCGCTCCGTGGCGTCCAACACGCAGGCCGAGAACGAGCGGCTGAACGGGGTCCTGCAGGAGCTCAGAGAG actaaTGAAGTTCTGGAGTTGCAGAGGAGCAGGATGAAGGAGGAAATCAGGGAGTATAAGTTTCGGGAAACTCGGCTGCTGCAGGACTACactgagctggaggaggagaacatCACTCTGCAGAAGCTGGTGTCTACACTCAAGCAGAACCAG gTGGAGTATGAGGGCCTGAAGCACGAGATCaaggtgctggaggaggagacggtGCTGCTGAACAGCCAGCTGGAGGACGCGCTGAGGCTGAAGGAGATCTCGGAGAcgcagctggaggaggcgctggACACGCTGAAGAACGAGCGGGAGCAGAAGAACAACCTGCGCAAGGAGCTGGCGCACTACCTCAGCCTGAGCGACAGCGTGTACGGGGCCGGGGCCCACCTCGCCCTGGACGGCCTCAAGTTCGCCGAGGAGGCCGGCAGCAACGGCACCACGGCCGCCAACTCGCCCAGCAACGAGGACGGCAACAAGTGCAACGGCCACGTCCCGCTGGCCAAGATGAACGGGGACTACCGCCCCGCCGGCAGGAAGGGGGAGGCGCTGCACCCCGTCTCCGACCTCTTCAGCGAGCTCAACCTCTCCGAGATGCAGAAGCTCAAGCAGCAGCTCCTACAG GTGGAGCGGGAGAAGGCCGCGCTGCTGACGACCCTCCAGGAGTCCCAGACGCAGCTGGAGCACACGCAGGGAGCCCTGACGGAGCAGCACGAGCGCGTGCACCGCCTGACCGAGCGCATGAACGCCATGAAGCGCTCGCAGTGCGACAAGGACGCCCAcatggagctggagctggaggcggagcccgAGAAGGGGGACTCCTCCCCCAACAGCCACGACTACGAGGTGGACATCCACGGGCTGGAGATCCTGCAGTGCAAGTACAAGGTGGCGGTGATGGAGGTGATCGACCTGAAGGCGGAGCTCAAGGCCCTGAAGGAGACGTACAACCAGAGCGTGGACAGCCGCGTGGAGGAGAAGAGCCACAGCGAGAGCCGGCTGCAGGCCCTGGCCGATCAGCTGGGCCAGCTGGAGAGGAGCTGCAGGGAGGGGCGGGAGCGGATCAGCgggctggaggcggagctgcgCGCCGTGTCGGGCGTGGCCAGCGAGAGCCACAGCATGCTGAACGCGGCGCAGGACGAGCTGGTGACCTTCAGCGAGGAGCTGGCCCAGCTCTACCACCACGTCTGCCTCTGCAACAACGAGACGCCCAACCGCGTGATGCTGGACTACTACCGGCAGGGCCGCGCGGCCCGCAGCGGCAGCCTGAAGGGCTCGGAGGACCCGCGCGCCCTGCTCTCGCCCCGCCTGGCCCGCAGGCTCAACGCCGCCGCGCCCTCCGAGCCCCGGAGTCCCAGCGACTCCCCGACCAAGGAGCCGCCCCCGGATCCGGGCAAGGAGAGCCCCGCCCGCACACCCTCGGGGTCGCCCTTCGCCGGCGGCTCGCCCTCCCCCtcgtcctcctcatcctccccgCCCATCTCGGAGCCGGCCGCGGACCTGCGCAAGGAGCCCATGAACATCTACAACCTGAACGCCATCATCCGGGACCAGGTCAAGCACCTGCAGCGGGCCGTGGACcgctccctgcagctctcccgCCAGAGGGCGGCCGCCCGCGAGCTCGCCCCCATGCTGGACAAGGACAAGGAGGCCTGCCTGGAGGAGATCCTCAAGCTCAAGTCCCTGCTCAGCACCAAGAGGGAGCAGATCGCCACGCTGCGGCTCGTCCTCAAGGCCAACAAGCAG ACGGCCGAAATCGCCCTGGCCAACCTGAAGAGCAAATATGAGAACGAGAAGTCGATGGTAACCGAGACGATGATGAAGCTGAGGAACGAGCTGAAGGCGCTGAAGGAGGACGCCGCGACCTTCTCCTCCCTCAGAGCCATGTTCGCCACCAG gtgtgaCGAGTACGTGACGCAGCTGGATGAGATGCAGAGGCAgctggcggcggcggaggaCGAGAAGAAGACGCTCAACTCGCTGCTGCGCATGGCCATCCAGCAGAAGCTGGCGCTGACGCAGCGGCTGGAGGACCTGGAGTTCGACCACGAGCAGTCGCACCGCGGCCGCGCCAGCAAGGTGCCCAAGATCAAGACTGGCCCTCCCAAA ATTGTGAGCAGCCTGCTGCTTCCGTACCGCCAGTCCCCCCACAACTAA